From a single Pseudomonas sp. A34-9 genomic region:
- the metW gene encoding methionine biosynthesis protein MetW, translating to MRADLEIIQEWIPAGSRVLDLGCGDGELLTWLRDNKQVTGYGLENDADNIAECVAKGINVIEQDLDKGLGNFASNSFDIVVMTQALQAVHYPDKILDEMLRVGRQCIITFPNFGHWRCRWYLASKGRMPVSEFLPYTWYNTPNIHFCTFEDFEELCRERDAKVIDRLAVDQQHRHGWASKLWPNLLGEIGIYRVSSPQLADHKVAV from the coding sequence ATGAGAGCTGATCTGGAAATCATCCAGGAATGGATCCCCGCCGGCAGCCGCGTCCTCGACCTCGGTTGCGGTGACGGCGAGCTGCTGACCTGGCTGCGCGACAACAAGCAGGTCACCGGTTATGGCCTGGAAAACGACGCCGACAACATCGCCGAGTGCGTGGCCAAGGGCATCAACGTCATCGAGCAGGACCTGGACAAAGGGCTGGGCAACTTCGCCAGCAACAGTTTCGACATCGTCGTCATGACTCAGGCCCTGCAAGCCGTGCATTACCCGGACAAAATCCTCGACGAAATGCTCCGGGTCGGTCGCCAATGCATCATCACCTTCCCGAACTTCGGTCACTGGCGTTGCCGCTGGTACCTGGCGAGCAAGGGCCGCATGCCGGTGTCCGAATTTCTGCCGTACACCTGGTACAACACACCGAACATTCACTTCTGCACCTTCGAAGACTTTGAAGAACTTTGCCGCGAACGTGATGCGAAGGTCATTGATCGGCTTGCCGTGGATCAACAGCACCGCCACGGGTGGGCCAGTAAGCTATGGCCTAATCTGTTAGGTGAGATCGGTATCTACCGCGTCAGCAGCCCGCAGCTTGCAGACCACAAAGTCGCGGTCTGA
- a CDS encoding DUF4426 domain-containing protein: MGRLALLLLTACLSASALAADVIKGERQETFGDVTVHYNTFNSTYLQPDIAKAAELIRSKNQGVINVSVIKDGKPLIANVTGTVKDLTSQSVTLNFRQVTEQGAVYYIAQYPVEQQETRTFEIKVQNGDKINTINFNQELFPGE; encoded by the coding sequence ATGGGTCGTTTAGCGTTGTTGTTATTGACTGCCTGCCTGAGCGCCAGCGCTCTGGCGGCTGATGTCATCAAGGGCGAGCGTCAGGAAACCTTTGGCGACGTGACGGTGCACTACAACACTTTCAACTCGACGTACCTGCAACCGGACATCGCCAAGGCAGCGGAGCTGATCCGCAGCAAGAATCAGGGCGTGATCAATGTCTCGGTGATCAAGGACGGCAAACCGCTGATCGCCAACGTCACCGGCACGGTCAAAGACCTGACCAGCCAGAGCGTGACGCTGAATTTCCGCCAGGTGACCGAACAGGGCGCGGTGTACTACATCGCCCAGTACCCGGTGGAACAGCAGGAAACCCGCACCTTTGAAATCAAGGTGCAGAACGGCGACAAGATCAACACCATCAATTTCAACCAAGAACTCTTTCCCGGCGAATGA
- the rdgB gene encoding RdgB/HAM1 family non-canonical purine NTP pyrophosphatase — translation MMNIKQLVLASHNAGKLKELQAMLGDSVQLRSIGEWSKVEPEETGLSFVENAILKARNAARISGLPALADDSGLAVDFLGGAPGIYSARYADGKGDAANNAKLLDALKDVPEGERGAQFVCVLALVRHADDPLPILCEGLWHGRILTAASGEHGFGYDPLFWVPERDVSSAELSPADKNQISHRARAMDLLRQRLGLK, via the coding sequence ATGATGAACATCAAGCAGCTCGTACTGGCCAGCCATAACGCCGGCAAACTCAAAGAACTTCAGGCCATGCTCGGCGACTCGGTGCAACTGCGCTCGATTGGCGAGTGGAGCAAGGTCGAGCCGGAAGAAACCGGCCTGTCGTTCGTCGAGAACGCGATCCTCAAGGCGCGCAACGCCGCGCGCATTTCCGGGTTGCCGGCGCTGGCCGACGATTCCGGCCTGGCGGTGGATTTCCTCGGCGGTGCGCCAGGCATCTATTCGGCGCGCTATGCCGACGGCAAGGGCGATGCGGCGAACAACGCCAAATTGCTCGACGCCTTGAAGGATGTCCCGGAAGGCGAGCGTGGCGCGCAGTTCGTCTGCGTATTAGCGCTGGTGCGTCACGCTGACGATCCGTTGCCGATTCTCTGCGAAGGCCTGTGGCACGGGCGGATTCTGACGGCTGCCAGCGGCGAGCACGGTTTCGGTTATGACCCGCTGTTCTGGGTGCCGGAACGTGACGTCTCCAGCGCCGAACTGAGCCCGGCCGACAAGAACCAGATCAGCCACCGCGCCCGTGCAATGGATCTGCTGCGCCAGCGTCTGGGCTTGAAATGA
- the hemW gene encoding radical SAM family heme chaperone HemW — MTGDSSASSLIVGGAASSPRAPLPTLPPLALYIHIPWCVRKCPYCDFNSHTASPVLPEQEYVDALLADLDQDLHAVYGREISSIFFGGGTPSLFSAEALGRLLEGVEQRIPFAHDIEITLEANPGTFEQEKFVAYRKLGINRLSIGIQSFQQEKLKALGRIHNGDEAVRAASMARQAGFDNFNLDLMHGLPDQSLDDALSDLRQAIALNPTHISWYQLTLEPNTVFWNQPPVLPEDDTLWDIQEAGQALLAEHGYAQYEVSAYAQAGRPARHNLNYWSFGDFIGIGAGAHGKLSHPDGRIVRTWKTRLPKDYLNPAKSFQAGEKALTNDEMPFEFLMNALRLTSGVESRLYPERTGLSLESLAEGRAAAEQSGLLQVEPSRLAATERGQLFLNDLLQQFLN; from the coding sequence ATGACCGGTGACTCTTCTGCGTCGTCGCTGATCGTCGGCGGCGCCGCTTCCTCGCCTCGGGCGCCGCTGCCGACGCTGCCGCCCCTGGCGCTGTACATCCACATCCCGTGGTGTGTGCGCAAATGCCCGTATTGCGATTTCAACTCGCACACCGCCAGCCCGGTGTTGCCGGAGCAGGAATACGTCGACGCCTTGCTGGCCGATCTCGATCAGGATCTGCACGCCGTTTACGGCCGTGAAATCAGCTCGATTTTCTTCGGTGGCGGTACACCAAGCCTGTTCAGCGCCGAAGCGCTTGGGCGTTTGCTGGAAGGCGTCGAGCAGCGCATTCCATTTGCTCATGACATTGAAATCACTCTGGAAGCCAATCCGGGCACCTTCGAACAAGAGAAGTTCGTCGCCTACCGCAAGCTGGGGATCAATCGCCTGTCGATCGGCATCCAAAGCTTCCAGCAGGAAAAACTCAAGGCGCTCGGGCGCATTCACAACGGTGACGAAGCGGTGCGCGCGGCGAGCATGGCGCGTCAGGCCGGGTTCGATAACTTCAACCTCGACTTGATGCACGGCTTGCCCGACCAATCGCTGGACGACGCCCTTAGCGATCTGCGTCAGGCCATCGCACTCAATCCGACGCACATCTCCTGGTACCAACTGACGCTGGAGCCGAACACCGTGTTCTGGAATCAGCCGCCGGTACTGCCGGAAGACGACACGCTGTGGGACATTCAAGAGGCCGGGCAGGCATTGCTGGCTGAACACGGTTACGCGCAATACGAAGTGTCGGCGTATGCCCAGGCCGGTCGGCCGGCGCGACATAACCTCAATTACTGGAGTTTCGGCGACTTCATCGGCATCGGCGCGGGCGCGCATGGCAAGTTGAGTCATCCTGACGGACGCATCGTTCGTACCTGGAAGACACGTCTGCCGAAGGACTATCTCAACCCGGCAAAAAGCTTCCAGGCTGGCGAAAAAGCGCTGACCAATGACGAGATGCCGTTCGAGTTCCTGATGAACGCGCTGCGCCTGACCTCCGGGGTGGAATCGCGCCTGTATCCGGAGCGTACCGGGCTGTCGCTGGAAAGCCTCGCCGAAGGCCGGGCAGCAGCAGAACAAAGCGGTCTGTTGCAGGTCGAACCGTCACGTCTGGCGGCCACCGAGCGCGGACAGCTGTTCCTCAACGACTTGCTGCAACAGTTTCTGAACTGA
- a CDS encoding DUF3392 domain-containing protein has translation MDLILDLLATVSRWSRSNLSEIALALVGCLLVLFGADFKGWVEQRLGSIAGALRIPLMSLLCVIGSGAALIYATPWVIKGLSQFNNYSLAPVLLVVLVLIGVVADRR, from the coding sequence ATGGATTTGATACTCGACCTGCTCGCCACCGTCTCCCGCTGGAGCCGCAGCAACCTCTCGGAAATCGCCCTGGCGCTGGTCGGCTGCCTGCTGGTGCTGTTCGGTGCCGACTTCAAAGGATGGGTCGAGCAACGCCTGGGCAGCATCGCCGGCGCCCTGCGCATTCCGCTGATGTCGCTGCTGTGCGTGATCGGTAGCGGTGCGGCGCTGATTTACGCCACGCCTTGGGTGATCAAGGGTTTGAGCCAGTTCAACAACTACAGTTTGGCACCCGTCCTGCTGGTAGTCCTCGTCCTCATCGGCGTAGTCGCCGACCGCCGCTGA
- the trmB gene encoding tRNA (guanosine(46)-N7)-methyltransferase TrmB — protein MTESNDTPIQTEEGDERQHRRIKSFVMRAGRMTEGQQRGLDQGAPLYVLPLADAPVDYDQVFGRSAPRSLEIGFGMGHSLLEMAAAAPEQDFIGVEVHRPGVGALLNGVLTQGLTNLRVYDCDAIEVLNRCIADNSLDRLMLFFPDPWHKSRHHKRRIVQASFAELVRSKLKVGGILHMATDWEPYAEYMLEVMNVAPGYRNLAEDGKCVPRPAERPITKFERRGERLGHGVWDLKFEKLA, from the coding sequence ATGACTGAATCGAACGACACGCCTATCCAGACGGAAGAAGGCGACGAGCGCCAACACCGCCGCATCAAGAGTTTCGTGATGCGCGCCGGGCGCATGACCGAAGGCCAGCAACGCGGTCTGGATCAGGGCGCGCCGCTGTACGTGCTGCCGTTGGCCGACGCACCGGTGGATTACGATCAAGTGTTCGGCCGTTCGGCGCCGCGCTCGCTGGAGATCGGTTTCGGTATGGGCCACTCGCTGCTGGAAATGGCAGCCGCGGCGCCGGAGCAGGATTTCATCGGTGTTGAAGTTCACCGTCCGGGTGTCGGCGCGCTGCTCAATGGCGTGCTGACCCAGGGGCTGACCAACCTGCGGGTCTACGATTGCGACGCGATCGAAGTGCTCAACCGCTGCATCGCCGACAACAGCCTCGATCGCCTGATGCTGTTCTTTCCGGATCCTTGGCACAAGAGCCGTCACCACAAGCGTCGCATCGTTCAGGCGTCGTTCGCTGAACTGGTGCGCAGCAAGTTGAAGGTTGGCGGCATTCTGCACATGGCCACCGACTGGGAACCGTACGCCGAATACATGCTGGAAGTGATGAACGTCGCCCCGGGCTATCGCAACCTCGCCGAAGACGGCAAGTGCGTACCGCGCCCTGCCGAACGCCCGATCACCAAGTTCGAACGCCGCGGCGAACGTCTTGGCCATGGCGTGTGGGATCTGAAGTTCGAGAAACTCGCTTAA
- a CDS encoding thiazole synthase, protein MSIVRSDKPFVLAGRTYQSRLLVGTGKYRDMEETRQAIEASGAEIVTFAVRRTNLGQIEGEPNLLDVLSPERYTFLPNTAGCYDAIEAVRTCRLARELLDGHNLVKLEVLADQKTLFPNVIETLKAAETLVKEGFDVMVYTSDDPIIARQLAEIGCIAVMPLAGLIGSGLGICNPYNLQIILEEAKIPVLVDAGVGTASDATIAMELGCDAVLMNSAIAHAQQPVMMAEAMKHAIVAGRLAYLAGRMPKKLYASASSPLDGLIK, encoded by the coding sequence ATGAGCATCGTTCGTAGCGACAAGCCTTTTGTGCTGGCCGGTCGTACTTACCAGTCGCGTTTGCTGGTCGGCACCGGCAAGTACCGTGACATGGAAGAAACCCGTCAGGCCATCGAAGCCTCGGGTGCCGAGATTGTCACCTTCGCCGTGCGCCGCACCAACCTGGGCCAGATCGAAGGCGAGCCGAACCTGCTCGACGTGCTGTCGCCGGAGCGCTACACCTTCCTGCCGAACACCGCCGGCTGCTACGACGCCATCGAAGCCGTGCGCACTTGCCGCCTGGCCCGTGAGCTGCTCGACGGCCACAACCTGGTGAAGCTGGAAGTGCTGGCCGACCAGAAGACCCTGTTCCCTAACGTCATCGAAACCCTCAAGGCCGCCGAAACGCTGGTCAAGGAAGGCTTCGACGTGATGGTGTACACCAGCGATGACCCGATCATCGCCCGTCAACTGGCAGAAATCGGCTGCATCGCGGTGATGCCGCTGGCCGGCCTGATCGGTTCCGGTCTGGGGATCTGCAACCCGTACAACCTGCAGATCATCCTCGAAGAAGCGAAAATTCCTGTGTTGGTCGATGCCGGTGTCGGCACTGCGTCCGACGCCACCATCGCCATGGAACTGGGTTGCGATGCGGTGCTGATGAACTCGGCCATCGCCCACGCCCAGCAGCCGGTGATGATGGCTGAAGCCATGAAACACGCCATCGTTGCGGGCCGCCTGGCCTACCTCGCGGGTCGTATGCCGAAAAAACTCTATGCCAGCGCCTCTTCGCCGCTGGATGGTCTGATCAAGTAA
- the thiS gene encoding sulfur carrier protein ThiS, whose product MRIQLNGESLELPDGETVAALITRLELTGRRVAVELNLDIVPRSQHADTTLNDGDNVEVVHAIGGG is encoded by the coding sequence ATGCGCATTCAGTTGAACGGCGAATCCCTTGAACTGCCCGACGGTGAAACCGTTGCGGCCCTGATCACCCGTCTGGAACTGACCGGACGCCGGGTGGCAGTCGAGCTCAATCTGGATATCGTCCCGCGCAGCCAGCATGCCGACACCACGCTCAACGATGGCGACAACGTTGAAGTCGTGCACGCCATCGGCGGCGGCTGA
- a CDS encoding DUF423 domain-containing protein: MLRGFLMLAAFFGFTGVALGAFAAHGLKNRLTPEYLAIFHTGVTYQLVHTLALFGVALLATQIQGRLITWAGVSFTVGILLFSGSLYVLTITGISKLGIITPFGGLAFLVGWLCLGLAAWRLT, encoded by the coding sequence ATGCTGCGTGGCTTTCTGATGCTGGCCGCTTTTTTCGGTTTCACCGGTGTCGCTTTAGGCGCATTTGCCGCCCATGGCTTGAAAAACCGCCTGACACCTGAGTATCTGGCGATTTTCCACACCGGCGTCACCTATCAATTGGTGCACACTCTGGCACTGTTCGGTGTGGCGCTGTTGGCCACGCAGATTCAGGGCCGACTGATCACTTGGGCCGGCGTATCGTTCACCGTCGGCATTCTGCTGTTCTCCGGCAGCCTGTACGTGTTGACCATCACCGGCATCAGCAAGCTCGGCATCATCACCCCGTTCGGCGGCCTGGCATTTCTGGTCGGTTGGCTGTGCCTTGGGCTCGCCGCCTGGCGCCTGACCTGA
- the mtgA gene encoding monofunctional biosynthetic peptidoglycan transglycosylase yields MLRSIFRRLTKALLWFAGGSILLVLVFRFVPPPGTALMVERKIESWVDGEPIDLQRTWKPWDEISDDLKVAVMAGEDQKFPEHWGFDFSAIQAALAHNELGGSIRGASTLSQQVSKNLFLWAGRSYLRKGLEAWFTALIEVFWPKQRILEVYLNSVEWDDGVFGAEAAARHHFGVSAKSLSRQQASYLAAVLPNPRVWSASHPTAYVSRRAGWIRQQMSQLGGDSYLLGLNDSRRAPWAR; encoded by the coding sequence ATGCTGCGTTCAATTTTCCGTCGTCTCACGAAGGCCCTGCTCTGGTTCGCCGGCGGCAGCATCTTGCTGGTCCTGGTGTTTCGCTTCGTGCCGCCGCCGGGCACGGCGTTGATGGTCGAGCGCAAGATTGAATCCTGGGTCGACGGCGAGCCGATCGACCTGCAGCGTACTTGGAAGCCTTGGGACGAGATCTCCGACGATCTTAAAGTCGCGGTCATGGCCGGTGAGGATCAGAAATTCCCGGAGCATTGGGGTTTTGATTTCAGCGCGATCCAGGCAGCGCTGGCACACAACGAACTCGGCGGCTCGATTCGCGGCGCCAGTACGCTGAGTCAGCAAGTGTCGAAAAACCTGTTTCTGTGGGCCGGCCGCAGCTATCTGCGCAAGGGCCTGGAAGCGTGGTTTACGGCGCTGATCGAGGTGTTTTGGCCCAAGCAACGGATTCTTGAGGTGTACCTGAACAGCGTCGAGTGGGATGACGGGGTGTTTGGTGCCGAAGCTGCGGCCCGCCATCACTTTGGCGTGAGCGCCAAGTCGCTGTCACGGCAGCAGGCGAGTTATCTGGCTGCCGTTTTGCCCAATCCGCGCGTCTGGAGTGCCAGTCATCCGACCGCTTATGTGTCGCGTCGGGCCGGGTGGATTCGCCAGCAGATGAGTCAGTTGGGTGGGGATAGCTATTTGCTGGGGCTCAACGATTCGCGGCGAGCGCCTTGGGCGCGGTGA
- the rpoH gene encoding RNA polymerase sigma factor RpoH, producing the protein MTNSLQPAYALVPGANLEAYVHTVNSIPLLTPEQERELAESLYYEQDLGAARQMVLAHLRFVVHIARSYSGYGLAQADLIQEGNVGLMKAVKRFNPEMGVRLVSFAVHWIKAEIHEFILRNWRIVKVATTKAQRKLFFNLRSQKKRLAWLNNEEVHRVAESLGVEPREVREMESRLTGHDMAFDPAAEADDDSAFQSPANYLEDHRYDPARQLEDADWSDNSNSNLHEALEVLDERSRDILYQRWLAEEKATLHDLAQKYNVSAERIRQLEKSAMNKLKLSIAA; encoded by the coding sequence ATGACCAATTCTTTGCAGCCTGCGTATGCGTTGGTTCCGGGTGCGAACCTGGAAGCGTACGTGCACACCGTCAACAGCATTCCATTGCTGACGCCGGAGCAGGAGCGTGAACTGGCCGAGAGTCTCTACTATGAGCAGGATTTGGGGGCGGCTCGGCAGATGGTGCTCGCCCACCTGCGCTTTGTTGTACATATCGCCCGTAGCTATTCCGGCTACGGTCTGGCTCAGGCTGACCTGATCCAGGAAGGTAACGTCGGCCTGATGAAGGCCGTGAAGCGCTTCAACCCGGAAATGGGTGTGCGTCTGGTGTCGTTCGCCGTGCACTGGATCAAGGCGGAAATTCACGAGTTCATCCTGCGCAACTGGCGCATTGTGAAAGTCGCGACCACCAAGGCCCAGCGCAAGCTGTTCTTCAACCTGCGCAGCCAGAAGAAACGTCTGGCGTGGCTGAACAACGAGGAAGTCCACCGTGTGGCGGAAAGCCTCGGCGTCGAGCCGCGGGAAGTGCGCGAGATGGAAAGTCGCCTGACCGGCCACGACATGGCCTTCGACCCGGCTGCTGAAGCCGACGACGACAGCGCTTTCCAGTCGCCGGCCAACTATCTGGAAGACCACCGGTACGACCCGGCGCGTCAACTGGAAGATGCCGACTGGAGCGACAACTCCAACAGCAACCTGCACGAAGCGCTGGAAGTGCTGGACGAACGTAGCCGCGATATCCTCTACCAGCGCTGGCTGGCAGAAGAGAAAGCCACGCTGCACGACCTGGCGCAGAAGTACAACGTGTCGGCCGAGCGGATCCGTCAGCTCGAGAAGAGCGCGATGAACAAGCTCAAGTTGTCGATCGCTGCATAA
- the ftsX gene encoding permease-like cell division protein FtsX has translation MSATRSPKVSERVAPKAADPQPPKKKKHDEDDGPDFATLFRAWVESHRASLLDSLRRLGKQPIGSFFTCMVMAVALSLPMGLSLLLNNVERLGGSWQRAAQISLYLQLDASPEQGESLREQIKGMPGVADAEYVGRDQALEEFQQQSGLGEALRELPENPLPGVVLVTPNEVDKPTLEALRQKLSELPKVQQAQLDLVWVERLAAILKLGDRFVFGLTVLLVSALLLVIGNTIRLHIENRRTEIEVIKLVGGTDSYVRRPFLYMGALYGFGAGLLSWGVLAFGLNWLNDAVVGLAGLYGSDFALAGVPVADGLSLLLGAVLLGYIGAWIAVARHLRELAPK, from the coding sequence ATGAGTGCGACACGCAGTCCGAAGGTTTCCGAACGTGTGGCCCCGAAAGCCGCCGATCCGCAGCCGCCGAAGAAGAAAAAACACGACGAAGACGACGGTCCGGACTTCGCCACGCTTTTTCGTGCCTGGGTCGAAAGTCATCGTGCCAGCTTGCTCGATAGCCTGCGCCGTCTCGGCAAACAGCCGATCGGCAGCTTCTTCACCTGCATGGTGATGGCCGTGGCGCTGAGCCTGCCGATGGGCCTGTCGCTGTTGCTTAACAACGTTGAGCGCCTCGGCGGTTCGTGGCAGCGTGCGGCGCAGATTTCGCTGTATCTGCAACTCGACGCCAGTCCGGAGCAGGGCGAGTCGTTGCGTGAACAGATCAAGGGCATGCCCGGCGTAGCGGATGCTGAATATGTCGGTCGTGATCAGGCGCTGGAAGAGTTCCAGCAACAGTCCGGACTGGGCGAAGCCCTGCGCGAACTGCCGGAAAACCCGTTGCCGGGCGTGGTGCTGGTCACCCCGAACGAAGTCGACAAGCCGACGCTGGAAGCATTAAGACAAAAACTTTCCGAACTGCCCAAGGTACAACAGGCGCAACTTGATCTAGTCTGGGTCGAGCGTCTGGCCGCCATCCTCAAGCTTGGCGATCGTTTTGTCTTCGGTCTGACGGTGCTTTTGGTTTCTGCATTACTTTTGGTGATAGGCAATACCATTCGTCTTCATATTGAAAACCGCCGCACAGAGATAGAAGTGATTAAACTCGTCGGCGGCACTGACAGCTATGTGCGTCGCCCCTTCCTTTATATGGGCGCGTTGTATGGCTTCGGTGCGGGGCTACTGTCCTGGGGCGTATTGGCGTTTGGCTTGAACTGGCTGAATGATGCGGTGGTTGGGCTGGCCGGCTTGTACGGCAGTGATTTCGCGCTGGCCGGAGTGCCAGTTGCCGACGGTCTGTCGCTCTTGCTTGGCGCGGTGCTGTTGGGTTATATCGGTGCATGGATTGCAGTCGCACGTCATCTCAGGGAGCTGGCGCCGAAGTAG
- the ftsE gene encoding cell division ATP-binding protein FtsE: protein MIRFEQVGKRYPNGHVGLHELSFRVRRGEFLFVTGHSGAGKSTLLRLLLAMERPTSGKLLLAGQDLSTISNAQIPFLRRQIGVVFQNHQLLFDRTVFNNVALPLQILGLSKAEIAKRVDSALERVALSDKTDLYPGDLSTGQQQRVGIARAIVHRPALLLADEPTGNLDPRLAAEIMGVFEDINRLGTSVLIASHDLALIARMRHRMLTLQRGRLIGDGEAGV from the coding sequence ATGATTCGTTTCGAACAGGTCGGTAAACGCTACCCGAACGGTCACGTCGGCTTGCATGAGCTGAGCTTTCGAGTCCGTCGTGGCGAGTTCTTGTTTGTCACCGGCCACTCCGGCGCCGGTAAATCCACTTTGTTACGCCTGTTGCTGGCGATGGAGCGTCCGACCAGCGGCAAACTGCTGCTTGCCGGACAAGACCTGAGCACCATCAGCAACGCGCAGATTCCGTTCCTGCGCCGACAGATCGGCGTGGTGTTCCAGAATCACCAGTTGCTGTTCGATCGCACGGTGTTCAACAACGTCGCCTTGCCGCTACAGATTCTCGGGCTGTCCAAGGCCGAAATCGCCAAGCGTGTCGATTCGGCGCTGGAGCGCGTGGCGCTGTCGGATAAAACCGATCTGTACCCGGGCGATCTGTCCACCGGTCAGCAACAGCGTGTCGGCATTGCCCGCGCCATCGTGCACCGCCCGGCCTTGCTGCTGGCGGACGAACCGACCGGTAACCTCGACCCGCGGCTGGCGGCGGAAATCATGGGCGTGTTCGAAGACATCAACCGTCTGGGTACCAGCGTGCTGATCGCCAGTCACGACCTGGCGCTGATCGCGCGCATGCGTCACCGCATGCTGACCCTGCAACGTGGCCGACTGATCGGCGACGGGGAGGCCGGGGTATGA
- the ftsY gene encoding signal recognition particle-docking protein FtsY has product MFGSNDDKKTPAAAGEKKSLFGWLRKKPQEPVVEQPPAIPESVPAPAPVIEEEPAPIVLPIAEPVLQPVEPEPEAPVAAELPLTPAAEPWLTLPVAEEPVALVEEAAPHVTPVIPAPAAFVPEVAPAPVVEPVVEPAPVVAEAAPEIIATEPVAAVVDAPVAPVVQQPEPAPAPAPVVAAPVVPVEVAAEAPVEAPRTEETKAGFFARLKQGLSKTSASIGEGMASLFLGRKTIDDDLLDDLETRLLTADVGVEATTQIIQRLTQKVARKELADSDALYKSLQAELAAMLKPVEQPLKIASQNKPFVILVVGVNGAGKTTTIGKLAKKLQLEGKKVMLAAGDTFRAAAVEQLQVWGERNKIPVIAQHTGADSASVIFDAVQAAKARGIDVLIADTAGRLHTKDNLMEELKKVRRVIGKLDADAPHEVLLVLDAGTGQNAINQAKQFNQTVELTGLALTKLDGTAKGGVIFALAKQFGLPIRYIGVGEGIDDLRTFEAEPFVQALFAERERS; this is encoded by the coding sequence ATGTTTGGTTCCAACGACGACAAGAAGACCCCAGCTGCGGCTGGCGAGAAGAAAAGCCTGTTCGGATGGCTGCGTAAGAAACCGCAGGAACCCGTTGTCGAACAGCCGCCCGCGATTCCTGAATCCGTCCCGGCACCGGCTCCGGTAATAGAAGAAGAGCCGGCACCGATCGTTCTGCCGATTGCCGAACCGGTATTGCAACCGGTTGAGCCAGAGCCAGAAGCGCCAGTGGCGGCTGAACTGCCGCTGACCCCGGCGGCCGAGCCGTGGCTGACCTTGCCGGTGGCGGAAGAGCCGGTGGCATTGGTTGAAGAGGCTGCGCCGCACGTTACGCCGGTGATTCCTGCGCCTGCTGCGTTTGTGCCCGAAGTGGCGCCGGCGCCTGTGGTTGAGCCGGTTGTCGAGCCTGCGCCCGTTGTGGCTGAAGCTGCTCCTGAAATTATTGCTACTGAGCCTGTTGCTGCGGTCGTTGATGCTCCAGTTGCTCCAGTCGTGCAACAGCCCGAGCCAGCACCGGCACCTGCTCCCGTAGTTGCAGCTCCAGTCGTGCCGGTTGAAGTGGCCGCTGAAGCCCCTGTCGAAGCCCCGCGCACCGAAGAAACCAAAGCCGGTTTCTTCGCCCGCCTCAAGCAGGGTCTGTCGAAAACCAGCGCGAGCATCGGCGAGGGCATGGCCAGCCTGTTCCTCGGCCGTAAAACCATTGACGACGATCTGCTCGACGACCTCGAAACCCGTCTGCTCACCGCTGACGTCGGCGTCGAAGCCACCACGCAGATCATCCAGCGCCTGACCCAGAAGGTCGCGCGCAAAGAGCTGGCCGACTCCGATGCGCTGTACAAATCCCTGCAGGCCGAACTGGCCGCGATGCTCAAGCCGGTTGAACAACCGCTGAAGATCGCCTCGCAGAACAAGCCATTCGTGATTCTGGTGGTCGGCGTCAACGGCGCCGGCAAGACCACCACCATCGGCAAGCTGGCGAAGAAGCTGCAACTGGAAGGCAAGAAAGTCATGCTCGCCGCCGGTGACACCTTCCGTGCCGCTGCGGTGGAGCAATTGCAGGTCTGGGGTGAACGCAACAAGATCCCGGTGATTGCCCAGCACACCGGCGCCGACTCGGCTTCGGTCATCTTCGACGCCGTGCAGGCCGCCAAGGCCCGTGGCATCGACGTGTTGATCGCCGACACCGCCGGTCGTCTGCACACCAAAGACAACCTGATGGAAGAGCTGAAGAAAGTTCGCCGGGTGATCGGCAAGCTCGACGCCGACGCGCCGCACGAAGTGCTGCTGGTGCTCGACGCCGGTACCGGCCAGAACGCCATCAACCAGGCCAAACAATTCAACCAGACCGTCGAACTGACCGGCCTGGCGCTGACCAAGCTCGACGGCACCGCCAAGGGCGGGGTGATTTTCGCCCTGGCCAAGCAGTTCGGCCTGCCGATCCGCTACATCGGCGTCGGTGAAGGCATCGACGATTTGCGTACCTTTGAAGCCGAACCCTTTGTCCAGGCACTGTTTGCCGAGCGGGAGCGTTCATGA